A genome region from Alicyclobacillus acidocaldarius subsp. acidocaldarius DSM 446 includes the following:
- a CDS encoding LuxR C-terminal-related transcriptional regulator: MSRPSPLPPSGESLPKKTLQSVLQTLQAQEAECRMNWSLRMARLEIPEVTQPVLTHLFQFLLRNIESALTDEEALVRAFQAEVMRAQPSVMASDVLVVVGFLEELMISMAWRMVEPAQIESFVRFAHRLCFDLAREALSEGYFPAKLAARTQYMCDAPLVNWLNVLSAECDWKWFALARTRPQVNVEESALYVPETRMWTAEAPHPERTEQVRKALADGSPFVAAVGDNLYAVAEARHDPLTIRRFRQTAQWIQNALQLSIYVRGGHGSGRAELLEVLLEFDDVLASAGDMNELLTCVVEHVCRRGGFKRSALFLYNPITQTVEGVHGYNVNVEEIMRIRQTDRDIPSLTQFVQIAKPVFLKDVGNILPQSYVNKFHLSSLLVCPVIDNRRMLGIMLLDHGGRPFTPDNATIRMVEAMLARAGRMIVMQMYRQAGAAPITPLTTLTKREREILQLIADGVDTKEIGRALHISDYTVTEHVSSILRKLGAKNRTEAVAKAMRERIIH, from the coding sequence ATGAGTCGTCCGTCGCCGCTTCCGCCGTCAGGTGAATCGCTTCCGAAAAAAACCCTACAGTCGGTCCTGCAGACCCTGCAGGCGCAGGAAGCGGAGTGCCGCATGAACTGGAGCCTGCGCATGGCGCGGCTCGAGATTCCGGAAGTCACGCAGCCGGTGTTGACGCACCTTTTTCAGTTTCTTCTGAGAAATATTGAAAGCGCTCTCACGGACGAGGAGGCGCTCGTTCGCGCGTTTCAGGCCGAGGTCATGCGCGCCCAGCCGAGCGTGATGGCTTCGGACGTGCTGGTCGTGGTCGGCTTCCTGGAAGAACTGATGATCTCCATGGCGTGGCGGATGGTCGAGCCGGCTCAGATCGAGTCGTTCGTGCGCTTCGCGCATCGGCTCTGCTTCGATCTCGCCCGCGAGGCGCTTTCTGAAGGATACTTCCCGGCGAAGCTTGCGGCCCGCACGCAGTACATGTGTGACGCGCCGCTCGTGAACTGGCTGAACGTGCTGAGCGCCGAATGCGACTGGAAGTGGTTCGCGCTCGCTCGGACGAGACCTCAGGTGAACGTCGAGGAGTCCGCGCTCTACGTCCCCGAGACCCGCATGTGGACGGCCGAGGCGCCACATCCTGAGCGGACGGAACAGGTGCGAAAGGCTTTAGCGGACGGATCGCCCTTTGTGGCCGCGGTCGGGGACAACCTGTACGCGGTGGCGGAGGCGCGGCACGATCCGCTCACGATTCGCCGCTTCCGCCAGACAGCGCAGTGGATCCAGAACGCGCTTCAGCTCTCCATCTACGTCCGCGGCGGGCACGGCAGCGGACGCGCGGAGCTACTCGAGGTCTTGCTGGAGTTCGACGACGTGCTTGCGTCGGCCGGCGACATGAACGAGCTTTTGACCTGCGTTGTGGAACACGTGTGCCGGCGCGGCGGGTTCAAGCGCAGTGCGCTCTTCTTGTACAATCCCATCACCCAGACGGTCGAGGGCGTGCACGGCTACAATGTGAACGTCGAAGAGATCATGCGGATTCGCCAGACGGATCGCGATATCCCCTCGCTCACACAGTTCGTGCAGATCGCCAAGCCCGTGTTTCTGAAGGACGTGGGCAACATCCTTCCGCAATCCTACGTGAACAAGTTTCACCTCTCGTCGCTCCTTGTGTGCCCAGTGATTGACAATCGGCGCATGCTCGGGATCATGCTGCTCGATCACGGCGGGCGGCCGTTCACGCCGGACAATGCCACGATTCGCATGGTGGAGGCCATGCTGGCGCGGGCCGGGCGGATGATCGTGATGCAGATGTATCGGCAGGCCGGTGCGGCGCCCATCACGCCGCTCACGACCTTGACCAAGCGTGAGCGCGAGATCCTTCAGCTCATCGCGGACGGCGTGGACACGAAGGAAATTGGGCGCGCCCTGCACATCAGCGACTATACGGTGACGGAGCACGTGAGCTCCATTTTGCGGAAACTGGGGGCGAAAAACCGCACGGAGGCGGTGGCCAAGGCGATGCGCGAGCGCATCATTCACTGA